From the Bacteroidales bacterium genome, the window TGACGATAGTGTACGTATTTATGTAAAAAATACTCCATCAAAAGCCACAGGCAGCAAAGGTGGTTTTGCCGTTGGTGGTTTTAATGCAGGAAAATTAGAACCGGTTGATTTTATGAACCTTACACCTGATAATTACTTTATCGGGCATGAAAGTGGTGAAAATATTAATGGAGGGCGATATAACTCTGTATTAGGATATCAAGCTGGTAAAGCACTTACTACAGGAAATTCAAATGTTTTTATAGGACATCATGCCGGATTAGCAAATACCGAAGGTTATAATAATATTTTTATCGGACAATATGCCGGTGATGCAAATATTACCGGTGATGCAAATACTTTTATTGGTGTTTATGCAGGTTCTGATAATTTAATAGGCAGTGAAAATACATTTATTGGTTTAAGTGCCGGTGGAAACAATACCGATGGAGAAGATAATACATTTACAGGAAGCAGGTGTGGAATTAGTAATGAATCTGGTAATCATAATACTTTTTATGGAAAATCAAGTGGGTTTATAAATTCTACGGCAAGTAATAATACCTTTATTGGATCAGGTAGTGGATATCTTAGTAATGGAAATTTTAATACATTTATTGGGAACGGTAGTGGCTGGGGAAACACATCAGGTATACTAAATACCTCTATCGGATATCAGGCAGGCAATTCAAGCGAAACAGGGTCTTATAATACATATTTGGGAGGAGTCTCTGCCAGAAATAATAATAGTGGAAATAATAATACAATGGTTGGATATGGTGCCGGTTATTCCGGTAGTGGATCTTCTAATGTATTTCTTGGGTTTAATGCCGGTTATAATGAGACAAATTCTAATAAACTATATATAGAAAATTCAAATGGTGATGAAACAGAAGCTCTGATTTATGGCGAGTTTGACAATGATATTTTAGTTTTTAATGCTAAAGTTGGTATTGGAACAACTTCTCCAATAGGAAAATTAGATGTTCAAGGTGATGAAGTCAGAATTTGGGATGGTACAGCAACTATAAATTATGCTACTGATGCTGGAGATTTATATGTTGAAGATGTTTTAGAAGTTGATAACGAAATATACGTAACAGATTATATTGCAGCTTCAGGAGGAATTCATGTAGGAGGCACTTCTGATCCTGGAACAGATAACTTAATTGTTGATGGTAATGTTGGTATTGCTACAACTTCTCCAATAGGAAAATTAGATGTTCGGGGTGATGAAGTCAGAATTTGGGATGGTGCAGCAACTATAAATTATGCTACCGGTGCCGGAGATTTATATGTTGAAGATGTTTTAGAAGTTGATGATGACATATATGTGGTTGATAATGTGATTGTAACAAATTATGTTGCAGCTTCAGGGGGAATTCATGTAGGAGGCACTTCTGACCCGGGAACAGATAACTTAATTGTTGATGGCAAAGTTGGAATTGGAACAACAACACCTATAGCTGATATACATATTGTAGGAAGTTCAACTTTGGGAAGTTTATTAATTGCTCCAGATGAAGGTGTTAATGGCGATGATTCTGAAATTCAATTAGCTGAAGATAATGATTATACATATGGAATGTCGATAAAATTTGATGGTGGTGATAATAATTTATATGTATATGGTAAAAGTAGTACCACAAATTATGGACCACACCTTTCTATCGGTAGAAATACAGGTTTAATTAAAATGCCAAATGTTTATGATGATATTGTAGGTACAACAAGAAGGGATTTATATATTGATAATACAGGTAAATTAGGATATGTTTCTTCATCAATAAGATATAAGAAAAATATTATTGATATGGAGAATATTAACTGGCTCTATGAGCTAAGACCTGTTAATTTTGTTTATAAAAATGATACTTTAAGTGTTAAACAATATGGTTTAATTGCTGAAGAAGTTGAAAAAATTAATAAATCTTTTATATCATACAATAAAGACGGTAAAGTTGAAACAGTAAGTTATGATAAATTAGTTACTCCTTTACTAAAAGCAATTCAGGAACAAAAAAAACAAATAGAAATATTAAAATCTGAAAATAAAAATCTTAAAAATGAAGTCAATAAAATTGAACAGCTTCAAAAACAAATTAACAAGTTAAATGAATTAATGAATGTAAAAGCATCTAAATAGTTGATTAATTAGCTAACCTAACAGGTTTCAAAACCTGTTAGGTACATTTTAAAAGAACAAATGACATAAATAACGAATAATGAAACGACAAACGACAAACGACAAACGAAAATATAACAATAACTTAATAACTAAAACTATGAACCTGAAAAAAACTTTAATTTTAATTTTTGTGATTGGAATTTTTTCTTCTAACTCGATCTCTCAAAACATTGCTATAACCGATGATGATGGTTATTCACCGGATGCTTCAGCAATGCTTGATGTAAAATCTCTAACAAAAGGAATGCTTGTTCCGAGAGTTGCTCTGATAACAACTGTCAATCCCATTGGTGGTACAAAACCGGATGGTTTATTAGTATGGAATACTTCAACATCAGGAACTTATGATATACCCGGTTTTTATTTCTGGAATGGTGCCGACTGGGAAATGCTTGGCTCTGATAAATTATTTGAAAACGGACTTACACAATCCGGAAATATCGTAAAACTGGGAGGTGCATTAACTAATGCTACTACTATTACACAAGCTTCGTATAACATGATATACAATCTTACCGGAACAGGCGATTTTGATATTCGGGATAACGGAACTTCTGCTTTTTTTGTGAAGGATGACGGAAATGTTGGTATAGGAACGAGTTCTCCCGGGCAAAAACTACAAGTAAACGGAAATTTCAAACTTGATGATAATATTTTTATTACAGGTAACAACGATTATAAAGTTTATCATAACCTTGCTACATTAAGTTCAGGTACCAGTCAGGGGGCTATCATTATTAATACAAATCATCCTTACAATGTGTCAAGTATGCTCCGTATTAAAGTTGAAGGATATTTATATGAAAATTCAGGTCCTTTTGAAATTACAATTGGTGGCTATTTAAGCAATGGAATATTATATAATAATGGTTTTATTAATGTTGGTTCTTTAAGAATTCCTGTTTATTCGGCAGTTAATAATAGTAATAAATTAGCTATAGTAATTGGCGATACTTTAGAAACATATTCTTACCCTCATCTTACTGTAACTGATTATATGCAGGGATGGTCAGGTAAAACCGAATCTTATGCAGAAGACTGGAATATAGTTGTTTCTACAAGCCTTGTAGGTTATACAGATATAAATGAAATTCCTGATAAAACATCTGTTGATTTAAGTAATTATTATACCCAAAGCGAAGTTGATAATATTGTTAATAATGAAAATCATTGGGACAGAACAGGTTCAAATACCTATCTGCATAATTCATCTGATAATATAGGTATTGGAACATCAAGCCCCTTACACCAGTTACATATAAGTAAAAATGTTGTTGCTACTGACGGTACAGATGGTAATTTTATTGACATCCAGAATACTAATACTAATAATTATGTTATGAGCGGATTAAGATTTATTAATGGTTCGTCTTCATACATAAAAGGCGGCATATTTTATCAGGATAGAACATCATATGGCAGGGGAAATATTTTGTTTGCTAACAGTAGTAGTACTACTACAGGTGCTGTTTCAGCAAATGATACACGTATGATAATTGATTATAATGGTAATGTTGGTATTGGTATTGGAAATACATATCCTACAAGTCGATTGGTTGTAGAAGGAAATAGTTCCGGCGGAATAGATGACCCATTATTTGAAGTAAAAAATAATGATGGACAAACCATATTTGCTGTTTATAATGAAGGTGTTAGAATTTATGTTGATGATACTCCGGCAAAAGCTACCGGTAGCAAAGGCGGTTTTGCAGTAGGTGGTTTTAATGCAGGAAAAGGTGTATTAACTGATGAATTTTTTAGAATAACTCCCGACAGTGCAAGAATTTATATAAATGATAATCCGGTTAAAGCAAAAGGCAGTAAGGGCGGTTTTGCAGTGGGTGGTTTAAATGCAGGAAAAGCTACTCCGGTTGGTTTTATGCAATTGACACTTGATAATTATTTTATTGGTCACCAAAGCGGTGCTAAAATTTACAATGGTCTTTATAATACTACTTTTGGTTATGAAGCCGGATATAATTTAATAAATGGAGATAGTAACATTTTTATTGGATATATGGCAGGATATAATAATGATAGTTATAGTAATATTTATATTGGAAATCATGCAGGTAGTTCAAACAATGCGTACGAAAATGTTTATATAGGTACTGATGCAGGTAGATATGGAACAACCGGTCAGTATAATACATATATTGGTACTTCAGCAGGAGCCCATAGTACAGGTTCATTAAATACTTTTATGGGTAATTCTGCAGGAGAAAATAATACTACAGGTGCATATAATTGTTTTTATGGATTAGGAAGTGGATCGAATCATAATACAGGTGATTATAATACATTTATTGGTACAAATTCTGGAAAAAACAATATAGTAGGAGAGAGAAATGTATTTATCGGATATCGGGCAGGTTATTACGAAACAGACTCAAACAAACTTTTTATTGATAATTCAACTACTTCTTCGCCTTTAATTTGGGGTGACTTTTATAATAATAGAATAGTTATTAATGGTAATTCAGGCAGTAATCCAAGTGATTATACTTTTTATGTTAATGGTGCAGCTGGTGGTGATTTTAGCTGGAATATCCATAGTGATAAACGTTTAAAGAAAAACATAAAAACAATAAATAATCCTTTAGAAAAAGTTAAATTATTAAGAGGCGTAAATTTTGAATGGAAAGATGAAAGTTCTTCCGAAAAAGGTATTAGAATGGGCTTTATTGCACAAGAAGCTGTTAAGGTAATTCCTGAAGTAGTGAATGGTTCTGAAGAAAGTACATATTCAATGCAGTATGCACCAATTACTGCTATTTTAGTCGAAGCTATTAAAGAACAACAAAAAATAATAGATGAACTTTTAGAAAGAATAAAAAAATTAGAAGAAAAATAAATATGAGTAGGAAAATTTTATATTGTCATTTTGGCCGTAGTGGAGAAATCCCTTAATTAAAACTTGTCATTTCGACTTTATGGAGAAATCTCCTAAATAAATGAATGACAGCATAATTTGCTCGGAACAATAAAAGAAAATAACGACAAACGACAAACGACTTAATAACTAAAACTATGAACCTGAAAAAAACTTTAATATATTTTAGTTAGTAATTTATTTTCATAACTTATTAGCTTATTTAAATAAACATATAAAAACGAATAGTATAATTTTTTAATAAATAATAACCGTAGTTTAGAATGAATTTATTATGAAAAAATTAGTATTAATACTTGGAATTGTTCTATTAATTGGTGCCCTGAGCGTAGTCGAAGGGCAAAACATTACAATAACTGATGATGACGGCTATACTGCTGAAACATCGGCAATGCTCGATGTAAAATCTATAACAAAAGGAATGCTTATTCCAAGAGTGGAACTAATTTCAACAGATGTTCCTATAGGCGGCACTAAACCTGAAGGTTTATTAGTTTGGAATACTTCAACAACAGGAACTTACGATATTCCAGGATTCTATTATTGGAATGGCTCAGCTTGGGTAAGCTTACTATCAAAAAGCGATTATTCGGGTGGAATAGATGCTGCATTATTTTCAGTAGTAAATGACGCAGGAGATACTGTTTTTGCTGTTTATCCCGAAGGCGTCAGAATTTGGGTAGATGATAGTCCTTCAAAAGCAACAGGCAGTAAAGGAGGTTTTGCTGTTGGTGGTTTAAACGCAGGAAAAGGTTATACTAATGAATATTTTAGAATTACTCCAGACAGTATTAGAATGTATATTGACACTGCTCAATCGGTAAAAGCAACCGGTAGTAAAGGAGGTTTTGCTGTTGGTGGTTTGAATGCCGGCAAAACAAATGGACTGGAATTATTAAGAGTAACAGACGATAGTGTACGTATTTATGTAAAAAATGTTCCTTCAAAAGCCACAGGTAGTAAAGGCGGTTTTGCCGTTGGTGGTTTGAATGCCGGAAAAGCCGGTGCAACTAATTTCATGCATCTTACTCCTGATAATTATTTTATCGGACATGAAAGTGGTTCTAACATAACCACCGGAACACATAACTCATTCATTGGATACAGAGCTGGTGTTTTAAACGAAATTGGCAACGACAATGTTTACATAGGTTATTTATGCGGAGAAAATAATATAAATGGAAGTGATAATGTATTTCTCGGAAATCAGGCTGGGGTTAAAAATATTACAGGATTAGCAAATACATTTATTGGAAGTAACAGCGGGTACAACAATACCCATGGTCTTTATAATATTGCTATCGGTTTTCAAAGTGCATATAATATAAAAACCGGTAATAGAAATATTTATATTGGTTACAATAGCGGAAAAAGTAATATGGATGGTGACTACAACACATATTTGGGTTACGAAACAGGATTTTCCGATACTCTTGGCAGATATAATACATTTATTGGATTCCAATGCGGATACAATACAATTGGTTCAGAATCTATGGATGGTAATTATAATGTTTTTTTGGGTTATCAAAGCGGATTTGCAAATACAACAGGACTTAAAAATGTATTTTTAGGATACCGAAGCGGTTATGAGAATACAATAGGAGCCAATAACTCATTTTTTGGGACTTCAAGCGGTAATTTCAATACTACAGGAGAAAATAATGTTTATATCGGCTTTCAATCAGGACATTACACCGCAACCGGAGATTATAATAGTTATATAGGTTATCAAAGTGGTTATTATTCCGGTTATTCTACTACTTCTGACCCATCTTTTAATACTGCAGTAGGTTATCAGTCTGGTTTCAATAACAGAACAGGTGCATTTAATACTTGTTTAGGTTATAAAGCAGGTCGTGGTGGTTCTGCTGCAAGTGGCGATAATAATGTTTTTATTGGTAATAGCTCAGGACTTGCAAATATTGCCGGATATGACAATGTTTTTATAGGTAAAAATTCAGGTCTTACAAATACATCAGGATTTAGAAATGTGTTCATTGGTTTAGAGGCTGGAAACCATAATGCAACCGGAGATTATAATACTTATACAGGTTATCAAAGTGGTTTTAATTCAGGTTATGGTACTACTTCTGATCCTTCTTATAATACTGCAGTAGGTTATCAGTCAGGCTTCAATAACAGAACAGGTACATATAATACTTGCTTAGGTTATAGAGCTGGTTATGGTGGTTCAGCTGCAAGCGGCGATAATAATGTTTTTATTGGTAATAGCTCAGGGCTTGCAAATATTAGCGGAAACAATAATGTTTTTATAGGTAAAAATTCAGGTCTTACAAATACAACAGGGTATAGAAATGTGTTCCTTGGTTTAGAGTCCGGTAATACTAATTCTGAGGGTTTTGACAATGTCTTTCTTGGATATAGAGCAGGTTATAGTAATGCAACCGGAGATCATAATACTTATACAGGTTATCAAAGTGGTTATTATTCAGGTTATGGTACTACTTCTGACCCATCTTATAATACTGCAATTGGTTATCAATCGGGTTTCAGAAACAGAACAGGGCAATACAATACTTGCTTGGGTTATAGAGCCGGCTATGGTGGTTTAGCTGCAAGCGGCGATAATAATATTTTTATAGGTGACAGTGCCGGGTTTGAAAATACTACCGGATACGACAATGTTTTTATTGGTAATAACTCAGGTGCTACAAATACAACAGGGTTTAGTAATGTATTCCTTGGTTTAGAAACAGGAAATAAA encodes:
- a CDS encoding tail fiber domain-containing protein, giving the protein MKRQTTNDKRKYNNNLITKTMNLKKTLILIFVIGIFSSNSISQNIAITDDDGYSPDASAMLDVKSLTKGMLVPRVALITTVNPIGGTKPDGLLVWNTSTSGTYDIPGFYFWNGADWEMLGSDKLFENGLTQSGNIVKLGGALTNATTITQASYNMIYNLTGTGDFDIRDNGTSAFFVKDDGNVGIGTSSPGQKLQVNGNFKLDDNIFITGNNDYKVYHNLATLSSGTSQGAIIINTNHPYNVSSMLRIKVEGYLYENSGPFEITIGGYLSNGILYNNGFINVGSLRIPVYSAVNNSNKLAIVIGDTLETYSYPHLTVTDYMQGWSGKTESYAEDWNIVVSTSLVGYTDINEIPDKTSVDLSNYYTQSEVDNIVNNENHWDRTGSNTYLHNSSDNIGIGTSSPLHQLHISKNVVATDGTDGNFIDIQNTNTNNYVMSGLRFINGSSSYIKGGIFYQDRTSYGRGNILFANSSSTTTGAVSANDTRMIIDYNGNVGIGIGNTYPTSRLVVEGNSSGGIDDPLFEVKNNDGQTIFAVYNEGVRIYVDDTPAKATGSKGGFAVGGFNAGKGVLTDEFFRITPDSARIYINDNPVKAKGSKGGFAVGGLNAGKATPVGFMQLTLDNYFIGHQSGAKIYNGLYNTTFGYEAGYNLINGDSNIFIGYMAGYNNDSYSNIYIGNHAGSSNNAYENVYIGTDAGRYGTTGQYNTYIGTSAGAHSTGSLNTFMGNSAGENNTTGAYNCFYGLGSGSNHNTGDYNTFIGTNSGKNNIVGERNVFIGYRAGYYETDSNKLFIDNSTTSSPLIWGDFYNNRIVINGNSGSNPSDYTFYVNGAAGGDFSWNIHSDKRLKKNIKTINNPLEKVKLLRGVNFEWKDESSSEKGIRMGFIAQEAVKVIPEVVNGSEESTYSMQYAPITAILVEAIKEQQKIIDELLERIKKLEEK
- a CDS encoding tail fiber domain-containing protein, translating into MKKLVLILGIVLLIGALSVVEGQNITITDDDGYTAETSAMLDVKSITKGMLIPRVELISTDVPIGGTKPEGLLVWNTSTTGTYDIPGFYYWNGSAWVSLLSKSDYSGGIDAALFSVVNDAGDTVFAVYPEGVRIWVDDSPSKATGSKGGFAVGGLNAGKGYTNEYFRITPDSIRMYIDTAQSVKATGSKGGFAVGGLNAGKTNGLELLRVTDDSVRIYVKNVPSKATGSKGGFAVGGLNAGKAGATNFMHLTPDNYFIGHESGSNITTGTHNSFIGYRAGVLNEIGNDNVYIGYLCGENNINGSDNVFLGNQAGVKNITGLANTFIGSNSGYNNTHGLYNIAIGFQSAYNIKTGNRNIYIGYNSGKSNMDGDYNTYLGYETGFSDTLGRYNTFIGFQCGYNTIGSESMDGNYNVFLGYQSGFANTTGLKNVFLGYRSGYENTIGANNSFFGTSSGNFNTTGENNVYIGFQSGHYTATGDYNSYIGYQSGYYSGYSTTSDPSFNTAVGYQSGFNNRTGAFNTCLGYKAGRGGSAASGDNNVFIGNSSGLANIAGYDNVFIGKNSGLTNTSGFRNVFIGLEAGNHNATGDYNTYTGYQSGFNSGYGTTSDPSYNTAVGYQSGFNNRTGTYNTCLGYRAGYGGSAASGDNNVFIGNSSGLANISGNNNVFIGKNSGLTNTTGYRNVFLGLESGNTNSEGFDNVFLGYRAGYSNATGDHNTYTGYQSGYYSGYGTTSDPSYNTAIGYQSGFRNRTGQYNTCLGYRAGYGGLAASGDNNIFIGDSAGFENTTGYDNVFIGNNSGATNTTGFSNVFLGLETGNKNSTGDYNTYLGYQSGYFSGDVTTSDPSYNTAVGYQSGYRNRTGEYNTYLGYKAGYSGYAASGANNVFIGNSAGLANTTGNDNVFLGKESGVANTIGYRNVFLGLEAGHSNIDGDENVFLGYKAGHTNLSGNKNVFLGLESGYENSTGYNNVFLGYMSGAENTGGYRNTFIGTYAGRFNQTGDENVMLGYQAGYRALGNGNIYIGSYTATVSGSSSNNVIIGYKAGQVLYGTNNIFLGAYAGYQAPDAPNVNNQLFIETAQTSSPLIWGDFAANKLKFNAYVSINDDPNTSYRLLVNGKSKFATNTASDYAARFFNDGGLVSRYGIKISAGRDDGAYNNHMIRCYDGNGTYQGSLLIDDNVLKLAQNKKSGSEKNIKNTNINALELLNKLRVVDYNINESKVVHTGYIAEEVKDVFPEMISFDEESESYGISTTDLIPILNKSIQQQQTQIENLEQRIKELEKIILNK
- a CDS encoding tail fiber domain-containing protein — its product is MKQQTTNNKQQTTITNTMNWRKTLIIIFVIGIFSSNSISQNITITDDDGYTAETSAMLDVKSLTKGMLIPRIALISINNPVSGTKPEGLLVWNTSTTGTYSIPGFYYWNGSAWVNLLAKSDYSGGIDAALFSVVNASGDTIFAVYPEGVRIWVDDSPSKATGSKGGFAVGGLNAGKGFTNEYFRITPDSIRMYIDTAQSTKATGSKGGFAVGGLNAGKTNGLELLRVTDDSVRIYVKNTPSKATGSKGGFAVGGFNAGKLEPVDFMNLTPDNYFIGHESGENINGGRYNSVLGYQAGKALTTGNSNVFIGHHAGLANTEGYNNIFIGQYAGDANITGDANTFIGVYAGSDNLIGSENTFIGLSAGGNNTDGEDNTFTGSRCGISNESGNHNTFYGKSSGFINSTASNNTFIGSGSGYLSNGNFNTFIGNGSGWGNTSGILNTSIGYQAGNSSETGSYNTYLGGVSARNNNSGNNNTMVGYGAGYSGSGSSNVFLGFNAGYNETNSNKLYIENSNGDETEALIYGEFDNDILVFNAKVGIGTTSPIGKLDVQGDEVRIWDGTATINYATDAGDLYVEDVLEVDNEIYVTDYIAASGGIHVGGTSDPGTDNLIVDGNVGIATTSPIGKLDVRGDEVRIWDGAATINYATGAGDLYVEDVLEVDDDIYVVDNVIVTNYVAASGGIHVGGTSDPGTDNLIVDGKVGIGTTTPIADIHIVGSSTLGSLLIAPDEGVNGDDSEIQLAEDNDYTYGMSIKFDGGDNNLYVYGKSSTTNYGPHLSIGRNTGLIKMPNVYDDIVGTTRRDLYIDNTGKLGYVSSSIRYKKNIIDMENINWLYELRPVNFVYKNDTLSVKQYGLIAEEVEKINKSFISYNKDGKVETVSYDKLVTPLLKAIQEQKKQIEILKSENKNLKNEVNKIEQLQKQINKLNELMNVKASK